GATCTGTTCCGGCGTATAGCGCGCGTCGAACACGACCGAGAACAGCCCGCCTGCGCCCGTGAAGTCGCGTTCGTAGAATTCATGGCCCGGGCAATCGGGCAACGCAGGATGCAGCACCACGGCGATTTCCGGACGCGTCTTCAGCCACATCGCGAGTTCGAGCGCGCTTTTATCGTGCTGCTCGAAACGCACTTTCATCGACGGCAGGCTGCGCAGGATCAGCGAGCAATCGTCCGCCGACACGCCGATGCCCATGCGCATGCGCGCCAGTTTCAGCTTCAGATGCAGATCGCGGTCGACCGTGATCGTCGCGCCCATCAGCACGTCGCTGCCGCCCGACTGGTACTTCGTGAGCGCCTGCATCGAAATGTCGACGCCGTGCTCGAACGGACGGAACGACAGACCTGCCGACCACGTGTTGTCGATCGCCGTGACGACACCACGCGCGCGGGCGACGGCCGTGATCGCGGGAATGTCGGGCACTTCCATCGTCACCGAGCCGGGCGCTTCGAGCCAGATGAGCTTCGTGTTCGGCTGGATCAGGTCGGCGATGCCCGCGCCGATCATCGGATCGTAGTAGCGCGCGGTGATGCCGAAGTCCTTCGCGAGCCACTCGGCGTGATCGCGGTTCGGCGAATAGACGTTGTCGGGGATCAGCACGTCGTCGCCCGATTTCACGAGGCCGAAGTACACGTTCGAAATCGACGACAGCCCCGACGGCTGCAACAGCGCATGATTGCCGCCTTCGAGGGCAGCAAGGCGCTGTGCGAGCGCGATCGAAGTCGGCGTTGCGTGCAGGCCGTAGCGCCATTGCGCGTCGTTGCGCCAGTCGAGCGCGCGCATCGCTGCGAGGTCCGGAAAAACGACCGTCGAGGCGCGCGCAACGGGCACCGAAAACGATTCCCAACCGGGCGTCATCTGATCGTTCGGCTGGACGATGCGGGTCTGCAAGCCGTGCTTCGGAGTCTTTTGAGTCATGGTCAAAGAAAGTTGGATTCGTCAGTGACGCGCGCGGCGCCTATTCGCCGATCGTCAGATTGTTCACGCCGTTGACGGGCTGGCCGCCGGTGCGCGGCTGCGCGGGTTGCTGCGTTGGCGTTTGCGTTGGCTGTTGTGCCGGCTTCTGAGCCTGCACGGGCGCAGCCGGCGGCGCTTTCTGCCCCGCTGCGAGCGGCCGCAACGAAAATTCCAGCGGATTGGAATCGTCGACGTTCATCCGTTCGCCTTCGATCGAGCCATCGGCGGCGAATTTGCCGACCCAGTTGCCCGTGATATGCGTGCCGTCGTTCGACTCTTCGACTTCGAGCGTATCGCCGTCGCGGTCGCCCGCGATCAGGATCACTTCGCCCGTGTCGGCGAACTGATATTCGCCATGTACGCCGGAGGGATCGTCGGTTTTCGCGCCCAGCCGCAGCACGATCTGACGCTTGCCGAGCGTGCCCGCGTACTGCGGAAACTTCGCGAACTCGGGGCTGGGCTTGAGCGGCAGCTGGATCGGCGGCGGCGCCGCGAGCTCCTTGACGGCGTCGCTTTCCGCGTGAGTCGCGACAGGCATCGCCGCCGCGACAGCCAATGCCGCAGCCGCGATCATCGCGGGCCACGACGCCCTGTGTTTCGACCTGGTTTCCTGCATCCGTTATTTCCTTTCAACCGGCTTGATGGCGTCCTGTTTGGCGTCCTGTTTGGCGTCCTGTTTGGCGTCCTGTTTGGTGTCCTGTTTGGCGTCCTGTTAACGCCTGACACCGCGAGAACCCGCTTCGACCGGTTATACCGCAAGTTCGTTCAGAGACGGAGCGGCGAAACACCACGTCGCCGCCGCGCCGTCCCGTCTCTCGAACGGATCAGATCCGCTCGAAGATCGCTGCAATGCCCTGCCCGCCGCCGATGCACATCGTCACGAGCGCATAACGGCCGCCGATACGCTGCAGTTCGTACAGCGCCTTGACGGTGATCAGTGCGCCCGTCGCGCCGATCGGATGGCCGAGCGAAATGCCCGAGCCGTTCGGGTTCACCTTCGCGGGATCGAGGCCTAGTTCCTTGCTGACGGCACAGGCTTGCGCGGCAAACGCTTCGTTCGCTTCGATCACGTCGAGATCGCCGACTTTCAGGCCGGCGCGCTCCAGCGCCTTCTGCGTCGCGGGCACGGGGCCGATGCCCATGTAGTTCGGATCGACGCCCGCATGCGCGTACGCAACCAGCCGGCCGAGCGGCTTCGCGCCGCGCTTCTCGGCGACGCTGCGCTCCATCAGCACGACAGCCGCCGCCGCGTCGTTGATGCCCGACGCATTGCCCGCCGTGACCGTGCCGTTTTCCTTCGCGAACACGGCCTTCAGTTTCGCGAAGTCGTCGGCCGTCGCGTTCATGCGGACGTGCTCGTCCGTGTCGAAAACGGTGTCGCCCTTCTTCGACGCGATCGTGATGGGGAGAATCTGTTCCTTGAAGTAGCCGCTTTCGATCGCCTTCGCCGCGCGGCGGTGTGATTCGAGCGCGAGCGCGTCCTGTGTGTCGCGGGAGATGTCGTATTTCTTTGCGACGTTCTCGGCGGTTACGCCCATGTGGATCGTCTGAAACGGGTCGTGCAGCGCGCCGAGCATCATGTCGACGATGCTCGCGTTGCCCATCCGCTGGCCGAAGCGCGCCGACGGCATGATGTACGGCGCGCGGCTCATGCTTTCCGCGCCGCCGCCGATCGCGATATCCGTGTCCCCGAGCAACACGGATTGCGCCGCCGATACGATTGCCTGCAGGCCCGAGCCGCACAACCGGTTCACAGTTAGCGCGGGCGCATGCTGCGCGACGCCGCCGTTGAGCGCCGCGACGCGCGCAAGGTACATGTCCTTCGGCTCGGTATGGATCACATTGCCGAACACGACATGACCGACTTCGTCGCCGGAGACGCTCGCCCGCGACAACGCCTCGCGCACCACGCGGGCGCCGAGATCCGTCGGCGCGAAGTCCTTGAGGCTACCGCCGAAGTCGCCGATTGCCGTGCGCACGCCGCTCACTACCACCACTTCACGTTGCATCGCTTGCTCCTCTCTTTTGTCTCAGATGAATGTCATGTGCTTCGTTGAAGATGCGCATGACCTTGCCCTACTGAACATACCCGAGTTGCCGGATCTCCGCGCTGAATCTGACGCCAGTGTGCTGCCGTGCTGGCGAACTGCGCGCGCTTCAGTGTGCGCTCAGGCGCCGAGAAGCTTTTCGACCGTCGCGCGATCGGGGATCGGCGCGACGGCGCCGAAGCCTTGCGTCGACAGCGCGGCCGCGACGTTCGCGTAGCGCGCGGCCTGGAACGGATCGTCCCCGGCAGCAATGCGCGCGATGAACGCGCCACCGAAGCAGTCGCCCGCGCCCGTCGCATCGACGGCGTTGACGACGTGACCGGGCACGACGCGGCGCTCGTCAGGCGTCGCGATATACGAGCCTTCCTTGCCGAGTTTCAGCGCGACGACGCGCGGGCCTTGCGCGAGCAGAAAATCGACGATGTCGTCGCGCTCCGTCAAACCCGTCAGTTCGGTGACGTCGTCCCAGCTGGGCAGGCAGATGTCCGTCTGACGGATCGCTTCGAGCATCACGGCGCGCGCCCGCGCGAGCGGCCACAGCTTGAGGCGCAAGTTCGTGTCGAAGCTCACGAGCACCTTGTTCGCGCGCGCGTGCGTGATCGCGGCGAGCGCGGCATCGCAGGCGCTCACGCTGATCGCGAGACTGATACCGGACAGATGGATGACCTTCGCGGCGGCGATCGCGTCGAGCGGCAGATCGCGCGGCGCGTAGCGGCTCGCCGCCGAACCCGCGCGCAGATAGTCGAACTGATGGCCGGACGGTCCGTGCGACACAAAATACACGCCTGTCGGCGCCTGATCGTCGACGCGCACGAACGAGGTATCGACCTGCTCGCGCTGCCACAGATCGAGCAGCAAACGCCCGAACGGGTCACTACCGACAGCCGATACGAAACCCGTCGACGCGCCCTGCCGCGCAGCCGCGATGCAGAAGTTCGACGTGTCGCCGCCGAAGCCCTGCAGGTACGTGGGCTGGTCTTTGCCGGACTGGTTGAATTCGACCATTGCCTCGCCGAGCGCGAGGATGGACGGTGTGTTCGAGAGCATTGCTTAGACCTCGCCCCACAGATCGTGGCCGTCGGCACCCGTGATCTTCACCGACACGAAATCGCCGACCTTGTAGCGCTTCGACGCCTTGGTCGCGGGCGCGATATAGACGACACCGTCGATCTCCGGCGCATCCGCCGCCGTACGGCCGATGCCGCCGTCGGGATTGATCTCGTCGACGAGCACCTTCAGCGTCTTGCCGATCTTGCGCGCGATGCGCTTCGCCGATACTTCTTCCGCGACTTCCATGAAGCGCGCGCGGCGTGCCTCGCGGACTTCATCGGGCAGCGCGCCGTCGAGTTCGTTCGCACCCGCGCCTTCGACAGGCGAATACGCGAAGCAACCGACGCGATCGAGTTCCGCCTCGCGGATGAAGTCGAGCAGCGTTTCGAACTGCTCTTCCGTCTCACCAGGGAAACCCGCGATAAACGTGCTGCGAATGGTCAGGTCCGGACAGATTTCGCGCCATGCGCGCACGCGCTCGAGCACTTTCTCGGCGTTCGCGGGACGCTTCATGCGCTTGAGCACTTCGGGATGCGCATGCTGGAACGGCACGTCGAGATACGGCAGCACGTGTCCCTTCAGCGCGCCTTCCGCCATCATCGGAATCACTTCGTCAACGCTCGGATACGGATACACGTAGTGCAGACGCACCCACGCGCCGTACTGCGCAGCGAGTTCGCCGAGCGCGCCGACGAGGTCCGTCATGCGCGTCTTGATCGGCTTGCCGTTCCAGAAACCGGTGCGATATTTGACGTCGACACCATAGGCGCTCGTGTCCTGCGAAATGACGAGCAGTTCCTTCACGCCCGACTTGAACAGGTTCTCCGCTTCGAGCATGACTTCCGCGACAGGACGCGACACCAGGTCGCCGCGCATCGACGGGATGATGCAGAACGTGCAGCGGTGGTTGCAGCCTTCGGAAATCTTCAGATACGCATAGTGACGCGGCGTGAGCTTGACGCCGGCAGCGGGCACGAGATCGACGAACGGATCGTGCGGTTTCGGCAGGTGGCTGTGTACGGCCTGCAT
The DNA window shown above is from Paraburkholderia sp. PGU19 and carries:
- a CDS encoding cystathionine beta-lyase translates to MTQKTPKHGLQTRIVQPNDQMTPGWESFSVPVARASTVVFPDLAAMRALDWRNDAQWRYGLHATPTSIALAQRLAALEGGNHALLQPSGLSSISNVYFGLVKSGDDVLIPDNVYSPNRDHAEWLAKDFGITARYYDPMIGAGIADLIQPNTKLIWLEAPGSVTMEVPDIPAITAVARARGVVTAIDNTWSAGLSFRPFEHGVDISMQALTKYQSGGSDVLMGATITVDRDLHLKLKLARMRMGIGVSADDCSLILRSLPSMKVRFEQHDKSALELAMWLKTRPEIAVVLHPALPDCPGHEFYERDFTGAGGLFSVVFDARYTPEQIDRFCESLELFSLGWSWGGAQSLAMPYNVASMRTESQWPHHGTLVRFYVGLEEEADLRADIERCLVALG
- the bktB gene encoding beta-ketothiolase BktB, with amino-acid sequence MQREVVVVSGVRTAIGDFGGSLKDFAPTDLGARVVREALSRASVSGDEVGHVVFGNVIHTEPKDMYLARVAALNGGVAQHAPALTVNRLCGSGLQAIVSAAQSVLLGDTDIAIGGGAESMSRAPYIMPSARFGQRMGNASIVDMMLGALHDPFQTIHMGVTAENVAKKYDISRDTQDALALESHRRAAKAIESGYFKEQILPITIASKKGDTVFDTDEHVRMNATADDFAKLKAVFAKENGTVTAGNASGINDAAAAVVLMERSVAEKRGAKPLGRLVAYAHAGVDPNYMGIGPVPATQKALERAGLKVGDLDVIEANEAFAAQACAVSKELGLDPAKVNPNGSGISLGHPIGATGALITVKALYELQRIGGRYALVTMCIGGGQGIAAIFERI
- a CDS encoding sugar kinase, with translation MLSNTPSILALGEAMVEFNQSGKDQPTYLQGFGGDTSNFCIAAARQGASTGFVSAVGSDPFGRLLLDLWQREQVDTSFVRVDDQAPTGVYFVSHGPSGHQFDYLRAGSAASRYAPRDLPLDAIAAAKVIHLSGISLAISVSACDAALAAITHARANKVLVSFDTNLRLKLWPLARARAVMLEAIRQTDICLPSWDDVTELTGLTERDDIVDFLLAQGPRVVALKLGKEGSYIATPDERRVVPGHVVNAVDATGAGDCFGGAFIARIAAGDDPFQAARYANVAAALSTQGFGAVAPIPDRATVEKLLGA
- the rimO gene encoding 30S ribosomal protein S12 methylthiotransferase RimO — encoded protein: MSQTSTPAAPTASTPKVGFVSLGCPKALVDSEQIITQLRAEGYEISGTYDGADLVVVNTCGFIDEAVQESLDAIGEALTENGKVIVTGCLGAKQSASGSNLIEEVHPKVLAVTGPHALGEVMQAVHSHLPKPHDPFVDLVPAAGVKLTPRHYAYLKISEGCNHRCTFCIIPSMRGDLVSRPVAEVMLEAENLFKSGVKELLVISQDTSAYGVDVKYRTGFWNGKPIKTRMTDLVGALGELAAQYGAWVRLHYVYPYPSVDEVIPMMAEGALKGHVLPYLDVPFQHAHPEVLKRMKRPANAEKVLERVRAWREICPDLTIRSTFIAGFPGETEEQFETLLDFIREAELDRVGCFAYSPVEGAGANELDGALPDEVREARRARFMEVAEEVSAKRIARKIGKTLKVLVDEINPDGGIGRTAADAPEIDGVVYIAPATKASKRYKVGDFVSVKITGADGHDLWGEV